Proteins from a genomic interval of Numenius arquata chromosome 18, bNumArq3.hap1.1, whole genome shotgun sequence:
- the SDF2 gene encoding stromal cell-derived factor 2 has protein sequence MGMGMGTGMGPVAAGRPVLVPVLVLALGAAVRGGPGPVTCGSVVKLLNVRHNVRLHSHDVRYGSGSGQQSVTGVSAADDGNSYWRVRGRTAAVCERGTPVRCGQAIRLTHLGTGRNLHSHRFASPLSGNQEVSAFGEAGEGDYLDDWTVVCSGTYWSRDSEVRFQHASTDVFLSVTGEQYGRPIHGQKEVHGMATSSQNNYWKVMEGIFMQPSEVFKAEQYHAEL, from the exons atggggatggggatggggacggggatggggccggtagcggcggggcggccggtgTTGGTGCCTGTGTTGGTGCTGGCGCTGGGGGCGGCGGTGCGCGGCGGCCCCGGGCCTGTCACCTGCGGTTCGGTGGTGAAGCTGCTCAACGTGCGGCACAACGTCCGCCTGCATTCGCACGACGTGCGCTACGGCTCCG GCAGCGGGCAGCAGTCGGTgaccggggtgtcggcggcggatGACGGGAACAGCTACTGGCGGGTGCGGGGCCGGACGGCGGCCGTCTGCGAGCGGGGCACGCCGGTGCGCTGCGGGCAAGCCATCCGCCTCACCCACCTGGGCACCGGCCGCAACCTCCACAGCCACCGCTTCGCCTCCCCGCTCTCCGGAAACCAG GAGGTGAGCGCGTTTGGGGAGGCCGGTGAGGGCGACTACCTGGATGACTGGACGGTGGTGTGCAGCGGGACCTACTGGTCGCGGGACAGCGAGGTGCGCTTCCAGCACGCCTCCACCGACGTCTTCCTCTCGGTGACGGGGGAGCAGTACGGGCGGCCCATCCACGGGCAGAAGGAGGTGCACggcatggccacctccagccagAATAACTACTGGAAGGTGATGGAGGGCATCTTCATGCAGCCCAGCGAGGTCTTCAAAGCGGAGCAGTACCATGCTGAGTTGTGA